The following proteins are co-located in the Bradyrhizobium sp. AZCC 2176 genome:
- a CDS encoding thioredoxin domain-containing protein, with product MKLVRIVAFALAALAASPSFASDGPKWSEWSDDLFARAQAEQRFVILDLEAVWCHWCHVMEKTTYANPEVRALLAAKYLPVRVDQDANPDLSSRYGDWGWPATIVFGPDGTEIAKIRGYIEPERMQALLKAIIDDPSPGPSVGEAFEVKPSNSAFLDKEQRAALTKNVDESYEEKLGGWGENQKFIDADSMDLAITRAEAGDATAITRAKQTLDAAIALIDPVWGGVYQYSEGGSWTRAHFEKIMSFQAQYLRQYSQAYALWKDPKYLAAARNIERYLESFLTSPDGAFYVSQDADLDHDTDGQTYYALSDGERRKLGMPRIDKNLYARENGWAISGLATYYNVTNEPKVLAIAERAAKWVIDNRALPDGGFRHGGKDRGGPFLGDTLAMGQAFLDLYAATGNRDWLTSAAKAGDFVATFRDEAGGFATSKTAEGKTGALAKPAKLIDDQVQVARFMNLLNRYFGSESSREHAAHAMRYLASASAGMMRPVPGVLLADEELAVEPTHMTIVGHKDDARAKTLHALARALPARYKRLEWLDLREGKLPNPDVEYPDLGEPAAFACSNRICSFPSFNAEELRATVAQMARLKKPARG from the coding sequence ATGAAACTCGTCCGCATCGTCGCCTTCGCCCTCGCCGCGCTTGCAGCATCTCCGTCGTTTGCGTCGGACGGGCCCAAATGGAGTGAATGGAGCGACGATCTGTTCGCCCGCGCGCAGGCCGAGCAGCGCTTTGTTATCCTCGATCTCGAGGCGGTGTGGTGCCACTGGTGCCACGTCATGGAGAAGACGACCTATGCCAATCCCGAGGTCAGGGCATTGCTGGCCGCGAAATATCTGCCGGTGCGGGTCGATCAGGACGCCAACCCCGATCTGTCGAGCCGCTATGGCGACTGGGGCTGGCCGGCGACCATCGTGTTCGGCCCCGACGGCACCGAGATCGCCAAGATCAGGGGATATATCGAGCCGGAACGGATGCAGGCGCTGCTCAAGGCGATCATCGACGATCCCTCACCCGGACCGTCGGTCGGCGAAGCCTTTGAGGTGAAGCCGTCGAACTCGGCCTTCCTCGACAAGGAGCAGCGTGCCGCGTTGACGAAGAATGTCGACGAATCCTACGAGGAAAAGCTCGGCGGCTGGGGCGAGAACCAGAAATTCATCGACGCCGACAGCATGGACCTTGCGATCACCCGCGCCGAGGCCGGCGACGCCACCGCGATCACGCGCGCAAAGCAGACGCTGGATGCAGCTATTGCGCTGATCGATCCGGTCTGGGGCGGCGTGTACCAATATTCCGAAGGCGGCTCCTGGACCCGCGCGCATTTCGAAAAGATCATGTCGTTCCAGGCGCAGTATCTTCGGCAGTACAGCCAGGCCTATGCGCTGTGGAAGGATCCGAAATATCTCGCCGCCGCACGCAACATCGAACGCTATCTCGAAAGCTTCCTCACCAGCCCCGACGGCGCGTTCTATGTCAGCCAGGATGCCGATCTCGATCACGATACCGACGGGCAAACATACTACGCGTTGTCCGACGGCGAGCGCCGCAAGCTGGGCATGCCGCGCATCGACAAGAACCTGTATGCGCGCGAAAATGGCTGGGCCATTTCAGGACTTGCCACGTACTACAACGTTACCAACGAACCCAAGGTGCTGGCGATCGCGGAACGCGCCGCGAAATGGGTGATCGACAACCGCGCGCTGCCGGATGGCGGCTTCCGTCATGGCGGGAAGGATCGCGGCGGGCCATTTCTCGGCGATACGCTCGCGATGGGTCAGGCCTTCCTCGATCTCTATGCCGCCACCGGAAATCGCGACTGGCTCACCTCGGCTGCGAAGGCCGGCGATTTCGTCGCGACCTTCCGGGATGAGGCCGGCGGCTTCGCGACCTCGAAGACCGCGGAAGGCAAGACCGGCGCGCTCGCAAAACCCGCCAAGCTGATCGACGACCAGGTGCAGGTCGCAAGGTTCATGAACTTGCTCAACCGCTACTTCGGCAGCGAGAGCTCTCGCGAGCACGCCGCGCACGCGATGCGCTATCTCGCCAGCGCCTCAGCCGGGATGATGCGCCCCGTACCCGGGGTCCTGCTCGCCGACGAAGAACTCGCGGTCGAGCCCACCCACATGACAATCGTCGGGCACAAGGACGACGCCCGCGCCAAAACCTTGCACGCGCTCGCCCGCGCGCTGCCGGCCCGTTACAAGCGCCTGGAGTGGCTCGATCTGCGCGAGGGCAAGCTGCCCAACCCCGACGTTGAGTATCCTGATCTCGGCGAACCCGCAGCGTTCGCCTGCAGCAATCGCATCTGTTCGTTTCCCTCCTTCAATGCCGAGGAGTTGCGGGCCACGGTTGCGCAGATGGCCAGGCTGAAGAAACCAGCGCGTGGATAA
- a CDS encoding DoxX family protein has protein sequence MYFIVHLLILLPAQIASYFSWAGPLIMRLIVGYTFMLAGWGKLTHLEQVTENFVGWGIPFPKILTPFVASVECFGGAMLILGLFTRIPAAMLAVVMVVAIRSAKWGDVDSLETLLGFEEAAYFAGFMWLAIAGPGAASLDRLLASTAGHNEKST, from the coding sequence ATGTATTTCATTGTCCATCTGCTCATCCTGCTGCCCGCGCAAATCGCATCGTATTTTTCCTGGGCCGGGCCGCTGATCATGCGGTTGATCGTCGGTTACACCTTCATGCTGGCCGGCTGGGGCAAGCTGACCCATCTTGAGCAGGTGACCGAGAACTTTGTCGGCTGGGGCATCCCGTTCCCGAAAATCCTCACCCCCTTTGTCGCCAGCGTCGAGTGCTTCGGCGGTGCCATGCTGATCCTCGGCCTGTTCACGCGAATCCCGGCCGCCATGCTGGCGGTGGTCATGGTCGTCGCCATCAGGTCGGCAAAATGGGGCGACGTCGATTCACTGGAGACCCTGCTCGGCTTCGAGGAAGCGGCCTACTTCGCCGGCTTCATGTGGCTCGCCATCGCAGGCCCCGGCGCGGCCTCGCTGGACCGGCTGCTGGCGAGCACGGCCGGCCACAACGAGAAATCGACCTGA
- a CDS encoding cytochrome c biogenesis CcdA family protein encodes MHDVSIPAALIAGLVSFLSPCVLPLVPPYLIYLTGATIEHVANDGPTQASKRAVMASALMFVLGFSTVFVALGASASLIGGLIRAWSAELSILAGIVIIVMGLHFLGLTRIGLLMREGRMTMPKPVGLWGAYAMGLAFAFGWTPCIGPILAAILSIAAAEATVTKGAGLLAVYSAGLGIPFLLAAFMIEQFSSLFARMKRHLGKVEHAMGILMVITGIGFLTGSVTSISIWLLETFPALQNFG; translated from the coding sequence ATGCACGATGTTTCCATCCCGGCTGCCCTGATTGCCGGTCTCGTCAGCTTCCTGTCCCCCTGCGTGCTGCCGCTGGTGCCGCCCTATCTGATCTATCTCACCGGCGCGACCATCGAGCATGTCGCCAATGACGGACCGACGCAGGCCTCCAAGCGCGCGGTGATGGCTTCGGCGCTGATGTTCGTGCTGGGTTTCTCCACCGTCTTCGTGGCGCTCGGCGCCAGCGCCTCCCTGATCGGCGGCCTGATCCGCGCCTGGTCGGCAGAGCTCTCGATCCTGGCCGGCATCGTGATCATCGTCATGGGCCTGCATTTCCTCGGCCTGACCCGGATCGGCCTGTTGATGCGCGAGGGAAGGATGACGATGCCGAAGCCGGTCGGGTTGTGGGGCGCCTACGCCATGGGGCTCGCCTTCGCCTTCGGCTGGACCCCCTGCATCGGCCCCATTCTGGCGGCGATCCTGTCGATCGCAGCGGCCGAGGCCACCGTCACCAAGGGCGCCGGGCTGCTCGCGGTCTATTCCGCCGGGCTCGGAATCCCGTTCCTGCTGGCGGCCTTCATGATCGAGCAGTTCTCCTCGCTGTTTGCGCGGATGAAGCGGCACCTCGGCAAAGTCGAGCATGCCATGGGCATCCTGATGGTGATTACCGGCATCGGCTTCCTGACTGGCTCCGTGACCAGCATCAGCATCTGGCTGCTGGAGACTTTCCCCGCACTGCAAAATTTTGGTTAG
- a CDS encoding adenylate/guanylate cyclase domain-containing protein — MRLGIRTAISALVLTSIVVSAVGVHLLWWRTAQQVSQTLANTINDQIVSAVGDELQSVTTEARSSMLAVRTLLAEKVFEPRDARKREVVFRSQLLSQPTISWVTFGWPDGSFFAGHKAGDGVIEMLEITPDRKLRTNRYEFAGNDLQLKNSHVEDTTYAVTDQEWFRTAIETNDELWATFTTHPKGERLAAAFAAPIDIDGKPAGVIAIIIELTRVSNFLSQLTVGKSAGAFILERNGKVVAAPDPNANEAVALKTDHPLFPIAVEAIQNASAYEPGEGQPFNTTVTRDGKAYQAVLTPISFPGWSLVTVVPESEFLGPVQMTIRNLLIGLAVLIVFAGLLSAWLAQRLIAAPLIKVVNEIRHVERFDLDKVQRHPSRLTEIGNLSGAIGDMAQGLAAFRKYIPADLVKRLISDGNGARLGGAVRPMSVMFIDLAGFTGMSERLGDRIIPLLSRYFDSVSVQIQNHNGTIDKFIGDAVMAFWGAPSPNPDHAIDCCRAALACRRAVEEAGLVDDHGERVRIRIGINSGDMLVGNIGSEVRLNYTVIGDAVNIASRLESTNKAYGSTIIIGPETRRLAGKGIVVRELDRLAVYGRAGGLQIYELLDMAGERDGAPDWVASYESGLAAFRARDFKAAITAFENVLKIRNDAASSAMIERCRQQLENPAGEDWDGTTVARTK, encoded by the coding sequence ATGCGCCTCGGCATCCGCACCGCCATTTCCGCCCTCGTGCTGACGTCCATCGTCGTCAGCGCCGTGGGCGTGCATCTGTTGTGGTGGCGCACCGCGCAGCAGGTCAGCCAGACCCTGGCCAACACCATCAACGACCAGATCGTGTCGGCAGTGGGCGACGAACTGCAATCGGTCACGACGGAGGCGCGGTCGTCGATGCTGGCGGTGCGAACGCTGCTGGCCGAAAAAGTGTTCGAGCCGCGCGACGCCCGAAAACGCGAAGTCGTTTTCCGGTCGCAATTGCTGTCGCAGCCGACCATCTCCTGGGTGACGTTCGGATGGCCGGATGGCTCGTTCTTTGCGGGACACAAGGCCGGCGATGGCGTGATCGAAATGCTGGAGATCACCCCGGATCGCAAGCTGCGGACCAACCGGTACGAATTCGCCGGCAACGATCTTCAGCTCAAGAACAGCCATGTCGAGGACACCACATACGCCGTCACCGACCAGGAATGGTTTCGTACCGCCATCGAGACCAACGACGAACTCTGGGCGACCTTCACGACGCATCCCAAGGGCGAGCGGCTGGCGGCGGCCTTCGCAGCGCCGATCGATATCGACGGGAAGCCTGCCGGCGTCATCGCCATCATCATCGAACTGACGCGGGTGTCGAACTTCCTGTCGCAGCTCACCGTCGGAAAATCGGCCGGCGCCTTCATCCTCGAGCGGAACGGAAAGGTGGTCGCCGCCCCCGATCCGAACGCCAACGAGGCGGTGGCGCTGAAAACCGATCATCCGCTGTTTCCGATCGCGGTCGAAGCGATCCAGAATGCCAGCGCCTACGAGCCCGGCGAAGGGCAACCGTTCAACACCACGGTGACGCGGGACGGCAAGGCCTATCAGGCGGTGCTGACTCCGATTTCATTTCCGGGCTGGTCGCTGGTGACGGTGGTGCCGGAATCGGAATTTCTCGGTCCGGTGCAGATGACGATCCGGAATTTGCTGATTGGGCTGGCGGTCCTGATCGTTTTCGCCGGGCTTTTGTCGGCATGGCTCGCCCAGCGCCTGATCGCCGCGCCGCTGATCAAGGTGGTCAACGAGATCAGGCATGTCGAGCGTTTTGACCTCGACAAGGTGCAGCGGCATCCGTCGCGATTGACCGAGATCGGGAATCTTTCCGGCGCGATCGGCGACATGGCGCAGGGGCTTGCCGCGTTTCGGAAATACATTCCGGCCGACCTCGTCAAGCGGCTGATCAGCGACGGCAACGGCGCGCGCCTTGGCGGCGCGGTACGGCCGATGAGCGTGATGTTCATCGATCTCGCCGGGTTTACCGGGATGTCGGAGCGGCTCGGCGACCGCATCATTCCGCTGCTGTCGCGCTATTTCGACAGCGTCTCGGTGCAGATTCAAAACCACAACGGCACGATCGACAAATTCATCGGCGATGCCGTGATGGCGTTCTGGGGCGCGCCATCGCCCAATCCGGATCATGCGATCGACTGCTGCCGGGCGGCCCTGGCGTGCCGGCGTGCGGTGGAGGAGGCCGGCCTCGTCGACGACCACGGCGAGCGCGTCAGGATTCGCATCGGCATCAATTCCGGCGACATGCTGGTCGGCAATATCGGATCGGAAGTGCGGCTGAACTACACCGTGATCGGCGACGCCGTGAATATTGCGAGCCGGCTGGAGAGCACCAACAAGGCCTACGGCTCCACGATCATCATCGGCCCCGAAACACGCCGGCTGGCGGGGAAAGGCATCGTCGTTCGCGAACTCGACCGGCTGGCGGTCTATGGCCGCGCTGGAGGGCTGCAGATTTACGAATTGCTCGATATGGCCGGCGAGCGCGACGGCGCTCCCGATTGGGTGGCCTCGTATGAATCCGGCCTGGCCGCCTTCCGCGCGCGTGATTTCAAGGCCGCGATCACGGCGTTCGAGAACGTGCTGAAAATCCGTAACGATGCAGCATCATCGGCGATGATCGAGCGCTGCCGGCAGCAACTCGAAAATCCTGCCGGCGAAGATTGGGACGGCACCACGGTCGCCCGGACCAAGTAG
- a CDS encoding NAD(P)-dependent oxidoreductase: MKVLLTHTPQSRAQYYGARSLNGLQAIAQVKLHESDDALDAAGLIKAAGDVDIIVADRLTAGPGEIFPALPKLRAFVRCAVDIRNIDVDAASAVGVLVTRAGPGFVQAVAELALGFLVDLSRGVSRATADYHAARNPEIIMGRQLAGSRLGIIGYGSIGRYLAQIAMVLGMEVLIADPFATVSEQGLQHVPLDDLLARADYVVCLAVANEQTENLIGPAALARMQRHAFFINLSRGNLVDEAALSVALRENRIAGAAMDVGRAPDQMPSPELARLPNVIATPHIGGLTPPAIESQALETVRQVEAIIAGEVPLGAVNGDSWTRRP; this comes from the coding sequence TTGAAAGTCCTGTTGACCCACACGCCGCAGTCTCGCGCCCAGTATTATGGCGCGCGCAGCCTCAACGGGCTGCAGGCCATCGCGCAGGTGAAGCTGCATGAATCGGACGATGCGCTCGACGCCGCCGGCCTGATCAAGGCCGCAGGCGATGTCGACATCATCGTGGCCGACCGGCTCACGGCGGGACCGGGCGAGATATTTCCGGCGCTGCCGAAATTGCGCGCCTTCGTTCGCTGTGCGGTCGATATCCGCAACATCGATGTCGATGCGGCGTCCGCGGTCGGCGTCCTGGTCACGCGAGCCGGGCCGGGCTTCGTCCAGGCGGTCGCCGAACTGGCGCTCGGCTTCCTGGTCGATCTGTCGCGCGGCGTGTCCCGCGCGACCGCCGATTATCATGCGGCGCGCAACCCCGAGATCATCATGGGCCGGCAACTCGCCGGCAGCCGCCTCGGCATCATCGGCTATGGCAGCATCGGCCGTTATCTGGCCCAGATCGCCATGGTGTTGGGCATGGAAGTTCTGATTGCCGATCCCTTTGCGACCGTCAGCGAACAGGGTCTCCAGCATGTACCGCTCGATGATCTATTGGCGCGCGCCGACTATGTGGTCTGTCTCGCGGTTGCCAACGAGCAAACCGAAAACCTGATCGGGCCGGCGGCGCTGGCGCGCATGCAGAGGCACGCCTTCTTCATCAACCTGTCGCGCGGCAATCTCGTCGACGAGGCGGCGCTATCTGTAGCGTTGCGCGAAAACCGCATCGCCGGCGCCGCGATGGATGTCGGCCGCGCGCCGGACCAGATGCCGTCGCCGGAGCTGGCGAGATTGCCGAACGTCATCGCGACGCCTCATATCGGCGGCCTGACGCCGCCGGCGATCGAGAGCCAGGCGTTGGAAACGGTGCGGCAGGTGGAGGCCATTATCGCCGGCGAGGTGCCTCTTGGTGCTGTCAACGGCGACAGCTGGACGCGTCGGCCCTGA